Proteins encoded together in one Etheostoma cragini isolate CJK2018 chromosome 11, CSU_Ecrag_1.0, whole genome shotgun sequence window:
- the cavin2a gene encoding caveolae-associated protein 2a codes for MEEDASHPEQSNSISGSTHTIPQQQPENTELLIPSFSPSSAPSSPTPTGTLSRLGLKSPSSPSAVAPGSPVDRGQVSAITVVALLDKLVNMLESVQENQQRMEQRQADLEGAVRVVQGDVTRLSKTHISTSNSVTKLLERSRKVSGHLKDVRERMDKQAVQVKKLEANHSHLLKRNHFKVLIFQEDNEIPTSVLVKDSLKTPQPSQYDAESIRPAASVACSVDGSHAPEGLQTISLSSDDDDGLPAHLEEDEMFQCDAAMGTSHTFERRADKFKRNSLKKVDSLKKAFSRQSIEKKMTQITTKIVPPEKREKLRKSLTPNHPKSPTAKSSSFKVSPMTFNVKKVRDGATPTQDMVSPGEEAHVEIPALESLDGESPLAEVHTQEGVVEQIREMLSPSTPESMKAELAINGEASSIEGEMNGDRIAGLAVPELDGDVDAEEEEEEEEKHKSPVKPAADAQIPTAPIAVEQVS; via the exons ATGGAAGAAGACGCGTCCCACCCCGAGCAGTCGAACAGCATCTCCGGCAGCACCCACACCATCCCGCAGCAGCAGCCCGAAAACACGGAGCTCCTTATCCCGAGCTTCAGCCCGTCGTCCGCCCCGTCCTCTCCGACCCCGACCGGCACCCTCTCCCGGCTGGGCTTGAAAAGTCCGAGCAGCCCGAGTGCGGTGGCGCCGGGCAGCCCGGTCGACCGCGGCCAGGTGAGCGCCATCACCGTGGTGGCGCTGCTGGACAAGCTGGTCAACATGCTGGAGTCGGTGCAGGAAAACCAGCAGCGGATGGAGCAGCGGCAGGCCGACCTGGAGGGCGCTGTGCGGGTCGTGCAGGGGGACGTGACCCGCCTGTCCAAAACACACATCAGTACCTCCAACAGCGTCACCAAGCTGCTCGAGCGCTCCCGCAAAGTCAGTGGGCACCTGAAGGATGTGAGGGAGCGCATGGATAAACAGGCGGTCCAGgtgaagaagctggaggcaaaCCACAGCCACCTGCTGAAGAGGAACCACTTTAAAGTGCTTATTTTCCAG GAAGACAATGAGATCCCCACTAGTGTGTTAGTCAAGGACTCCCTCAAGACCCCACAACCAAGCCAGTATGACGCCGAATCCATCCGTCCTGCTGCGTCTGTTGCTTGCTCGGTTGATGGCAGCCATGCCCCTGAGGGTCTTCAGACCATTAGCCTGTCCTCCGATGACGACGATGGTCTTCCAGCACACCTTGAGGAGGACGAGATGTTTCAGTGCGATGCCGCAATGGGCACTTCCCACACATTTGAGAGAAGGGCTGACAAGTTCAAGCGCAACAGCCTGAAGAAGGTTGATAGCCTCAAGAAGGCCTTCTCGCGCCAGAGCATCGAGAAGAAGATGACCCAGATCACCACCAAGATTGTGCCGCCGGAGAAGCGTGAGAAACTCAGGAAGAGCCTTACCCCTAACCACCCCAAGAGCCCGACTGCCAAGTCCTCCTCTTTTAAGGTGTCTCCCATGACTTTCAATGTCAAGAAGGTCAGAGATGGGGCAACCCCCACGCAAGACATGGTGTCACCTGGGGAAGAAGCCCATGTGGAGATTCCTGCTCTGGAAAGCTTAGATGGTGAGAGTCCTTTGGCAGAGGTGCATACCCAAGAAGGTGTTGTGGAGCAGATTCGGGAGATGCTGAGTCCCTCCACCCCAGAGAGCATGAAGGCAGAGCTGGCTATCAATGGAGAGGCCTCAAGCATCGAGGGGGAGATGAATGGTGATCGTATTGCTGGCCTGGCAGTTCCAGAGCTTGATGGAGATGTTGACgcggaggaagaagaggaggaggaagaaaaacacaaaagtccTGTTAAGCCAGCAGCAGATGCCCAGATTCCCACAGCACCAATTGCTGTAGAGCAAGTGTCTTAa